GAAGAAAGACTCttaatgtatttattatgtaataatagtaataatatcagtatttattttttctaccccgtttttataaatagaaAAGAAAGCATGGtcatttacataaaaatgtaattgtaattaaatatatatttatataatttttgttcgTATTTTGGGTCAGAGTTCTGTACTATGGGGTATTGTTTTGTTCTATGGAACTATGTTTTgggttattatatttttattaaattgtttatattttgatcaTATCTATTTGTCTATAAATGttgattaaatatatgtaccaTCTCTGTATGTTTAATCTCGAAATGAAATCCAAATATCCAGCCAAAAATGGCCGTAACTATTAATATGAAAGGGGTCGCATAGCatatatttccataaagtataatatatatattgagctttagattataataaaattcattttgaatattcctctacattacaatatatattcagaTTACATATGTGTTTTAAACATtaattaaacatattaccaatatataatagataatcataaaatatagattcataaaatatcgATCGAGAATCGACAATACAACATTATCCATAAAAGATGTTTTATGCATCtaccatttttaataacacaataaaaattgaacaatatatacaatatttaaaattttatagttttgaggcataaataaattaaattttaaaatagttaaaaaataaaatatatgtatattaataaaattttatataatattttgttctaataattataaataatatgataaataaaactatagttattattatatacctatacatataaaatagtaaatattctacaaataatattgaaatattattttattgtaaaaatttcatataattaaatattaattttgttgaGAAAGcacataataattaattttatttgaacaataatatttatattaggctattatatatgcagaaacttataaatttatattttaaatatagtgCTATTACGAAATAATACATGCTCTAAAATGTTgcattttaaaacaatgtAGCAAGGAAAATTACTAATTGGTTTAAAGTATTTCTCTTGAGTGCATTAATTATCTCATTGTAGTGTACAGTGGTATATTAGTTgcaataatagtaataataatggacTAGTATGGCGCTATGACATTAAGGTTATCaatcaatataataataattccaTAACGTTCGTTAAAAATACagttatttcattatataaataaataacgttttattataaagtatataacacataatatatgtttagaTTGTAAGTATAAATGTGTACTTAAAATGGTAGCtcatattatattgattctcaaattaattaattattctAACCAAAGTATTAATagaattttaaaattaaattatacgAACAcagttatatttattttctttattgtttaaaatacatttattaatcatttatatattaaatagataataagaatgaaaagaataatatacattttatatatactaattattattctaaaactaatttatattcatgATACATTTTAATTGCAATAGCTCaatcaatatatttgtaattatgattttttaattttaaaaattagaTACTATATACCCTCAAAACTAttcattaattaaatttatatataaagaaatgtTATTACATATTCTAAAgtgaattattaattaagaTAATTAAAcgtattatattcatttatttagaaaaaagaataatattaaatttaaatacaaatatcgttttatatttgttagaaattatataaaaaagtgtAATATTTCACGTTGAACAATAACATATATCAATACATGACATTCAAATAATGAGATacaaatacatttttaacaattatagtaataacacatttttaattctttatatatttataataatataaaattggtGAAATTTTTACTATAATTCAAGAAATGTATAGTTCTCTAATGTAAGAAcgtataataattaaaaaatgtgttttatttaaacttATTGAAatgttacaaaaaattatacaatgAAGCTATtccaaatattattaagaaTAGCGATATTTCgcatatgataaaaatgctTCGAACAAATCCCAAAATAAGGATACTTATCTAAATTGTAGTAAAAGtgaatatatgttttgttttattatattgttgtatattaattttaaattaatattattattgagAAAGATGCTAAAGTGCGCTTAAGTTtgacaattttatataaaagaacCGATCCATTGTTTAACCTATTTTGTTTCagtgcatatattttatataaaaacaatatgaTGCCAATCTACagtttaaaaacaaaattccATTACAATGGACAAACATAAATTAAtggtaaataaatttattttaaaataaaacatatctatccttaattttattatgtttaacttatattcaaatcatattaaattttatttgataaattttgaattaatgtatatttttataaatattttgttagtGTAATTTACTTCTCGAAGGTGATAGTTATtttaatgatgaaaatgtcGATACGCCGAAATTTAACAAACACTCAATCATCAAAGCATATTGCCTTAATAATGATtgtaaaacaaatgaagaACGTATTAATGCTTTggccatatatatatttaagaaATTCAAAGATTCAATAAAAAGACAATCTAAGCATAATGATTATGATGAATGTTTTTTGTTGTGGCTAAgtgataaattatttaagatGGACGACGAAAGCAAAGACAAAAGACGCAAAGTCTATAATATTACTTTAAATCAGGCTTATGAGAAACATTTAAAGGGTCATAAAGTAAAATTGGATCATTGGGTtctttttgataatataaaggGTTTGAAAAATGCTAATCTTAAGTATATGAGcgaattttataaattacttaataatatatgtaatacaATTGCAgattataatgataaagGTGCCAAAAGTAAGAAACTTTCTAAATATTCTTCCAATTGCAGTTATCAATATAAAACCCTTTATATGAACGTTTCTGAATGTAAACCATATCTTGATTTattgaataaattaaaaggtATATATGATGATTTTAGAACTTATGCTATTAAGAATAATAGTTTAATCAATAATTTAGCAACTAAGCTTAAAAAACTTACACTAGAAGATGGAACAGAAATGGAAGCGGTGAGAGGTTTTAAATCATATGACATCAGAAGTCAACAATGTAAacgcaaaaaaaaaaaaccgGCCTCATCACAAAAAGCGGAACCACCATCGCCAAAAGAACCAGAACCAGAAACACAACAATCATCATCAACAACACCATCTGAAGAGCCACCTGGAAAACTGGAATTACCTTCATCTTCACAAGAATCTCATAAACCAGGAAAAAATGATCAAAATGAACTAAAGGATTCAGGCAAAGGAGGAGGGGGTCCTAAAATTGAGATAAAGGGACCCGACGTTGAAAGTAGAAATATGAATGGTGAAGTTAAAGAATCCGGAGCTCCAAGTGGTGGGGAAGGCATTCAAATAAGTAAAGGTGATGGATCAAATGGTGAATCGTCTGGTACAAATGCTGGAAAAGGAGACTCAGAAGGTGGATCAGGAAGTTCAAATAATGAGCAAGGTGGCAAAGATAGTCAACCAGGGGGTTCAAGTAGTGGAACCGAAAATCTTGGCCGAGAATCAAGTGATAAGGATCCAGGGGGTAACACAGGAGATAAAAAGAATCTCCAAATCGATACAAGTATTACGCAAGATAATTCACTGGAGAAACACGAAGATTTAAGTACATCAGGAGATTCAGTAGATGATTCAACAAAAGATAAAGAATCCACAAATAATACAATGGAAAAACATCAACAAAATGACTCTCTAGAATCAAATCCGCAAGAAAAACCACAAGATATCCAGAAAGGGACGTCACCACTACAAGAGCCAGAACAACAACAGCAACCGCCTTCAGGACAACCAAAAGAAAGCCAAGATGGATCAGGAGATTCAGAAAATGGACCAGGTAGTGAACAAACCCCCCCGGATAGTGATCTAGGAGAAAAAGAAACTCAAAATCCATCATGGCCACTTTTTGATATTAGATCATACATTTATACGATCACATCAAAAGGCATggaacaaataaataatgcttctaattttattatatcacaTAAGACCAAAATAACAGAGGGCATTGATAACATTCgtgaattatataatacatctgtatctaatttaaaaaacactttcaataattttactgaattttttaataattttattatcgaTCTAAGTATTGATTCTAAACCGATAGAAAAAACTCCTAATTTAGGTGATGATCAATCTGGATCAGGGGGGTCAGAGGGTGATCCACCCACAGATAATGATCCATCACAACGCCAAAAAGATTCAGATAAACAAGATTCAACTCAACAAAATTCACATCAACCTTCATCAGATACACCACAAACTCCCAAAGCTCCACCAACTTCACCAACTTCACCAACTCCACCAACTCCACAAAATTCTAAGGACCAAACTCAAGAACATCGATTGTCTCCAGACACGTCTGGAAAACAAACTTCTGATCGAGCCGATCAAGAAGGACCCCCAAAACCAGTACCAGCTTCAGTAactaaacaaaaaaattcagGAACCGAATTAAAAGGAAATAGAATAACAGAAATAggtgatatatatatattaaaagaatacaaaaaaattgtaatttCAATTATAGTTATTCTAATACCCATTACTTTAACTATTCTGTACAAggtaaataaaagaaaattatgatgtgtactatttttaaaatatttcctcataaaatattacatatttttcataattttatgttaGTATTTGTCACTTGGACGAAGAAATGaattgaagaaaaaaaataacatgaAAAAGGTTATAAATATGGTTGGTGTAAATAAAACGACAAAAACAGTTATAAACTCAAGtgatggaaaaaaaaaaatacaaataattataaaatcatctagtaaaaaaaaaaagactaaaaaatatataaattccGTTTATGGGGAAAAATCTCcatcattaaatatataccaaCTTATGCAGGCTGATCCTGtaccatttattaatttaatttttttgttgattttttttgtttataaaagaaagcGTGATTTCATAGAATgacaaatttaattaacttatattttaaatcgaattaaaaaaagtatacatttttgttaaatgGTAGAATATCCATTAAtctaagaaaaaaaaacataaatagatgaatatgtaaaacgttaaaatttttcaaaatatagcatatattataaatatgtacatttatttaaaactgtattttttttaacaattgtgaaataaattattatattattaaaatgtgtatatCGCTTACAGATTCGATATAGGTGATTTCAAGATCATCgccttttttttcaatgaGGTATCCAGCTAAGTTCACATATATTCTTTCAAATTctttattcataatataatttgtatattctATGGAAGGACGTAATGAATctgctttttttaatattggGTTTTTATGTTCTTTCCTGGAAGGGTTTTTATCATCTACATCTACTGAAGTCATGGCAATTATAGTTTTGTCTTCTGATAtctacaaaaataataaaagtatatttgaataaattattgtGAATAATATGAGAAATACGATTTATAACGAAAACGAAAAGAAAAGGTTTCCTTACTTGAGTTTTTTTGACTATAGCATAAAAATACTTCCGAGGCTCGttacgtttttttttgtaaagtTGGCATATGGCTAATAAATTTGGATTGTACGCATAGAGAGCtgttcaaaaaaaaaaataattttgcattatgtaaaataaaatattatgaattgGAAGACATGAGAAGCAATAAATAGTATCATATAACATTGTCAACAATAGATCACGAAATATCGAATAAAtagtaacaataatatgttAATTTGACTAATTGTTTATGTTGTGTATACTGAGAACAAGGCCTTTATTGAAAATACTGGGGGAACTGTGATTCCATAACCTGTTTATTATGAAATCATACTAATAGAAACCAAgagaaatatatgtatataaattatgataactttttaatatggcatataaatttaaaattgttcGTTAATTGATACCTGATGggaagcatatatatttaaattaatttttagaaTATCTGTATTGTcgtcatatttttttttataataagaTATACCATCACCAGAATTTTCTATGCATAGTTTATAACCATCTTTACTTGTAGCATGGTATTCTAATTGTTGTATAGCTTCGTCCATAACTTCGAACACatgtgtattattattgggGTCGTAATCTGGTATGTGCgttttttgttcatatatttcttctGGGCTGtcattgataaaaataagcatatttttaatgtttacaaaaataaagttgttgtatttatattataacattGTTGTACAggtgtatatttattattttcataatgaAGCAtgtaatatgtatata
This Plasmodium chabaudi chabaudi strain AS genome assembly, chromosome: 12 DNA region includes the following protein-coding sequences:
- a CDS encoding CIR protein (tmhmm; query 1-871; ~;query 772-870; ~;query 749-771; ~;query 1-748; ~pfam_scan;Pfam:PF06022.7; E()=2.5E-25;score=89.3;query 15-255;description=Cir_Bir_Yir;~iprscan;InterPro:IPR006477 : Variant antigen yir/bir/cir;Pfam:PF06022; score=2.6E-25;query 15-255;description=Variant antigen yir/bir/cir) produces the protein MDKHKLMCNLLLEGDSYFNDENVDTPKFNKHSIIKAYCLNNDCKTNEERINALAIYIFKKFKDSIKRQSKHNDYDECFLLWLSDKLFKMDDESKDKRRKVYNITLNQAYEKHLKGHKVKLDHWVLFDNIKGLKNANLKYMSEFYKLLNNICNTIADYNDKGAKSKKLSKYSSNCSYQYKTLYMNVSECKPYLDLLNKLKGIYDDFRTYAIKNNSLINNLATKLKKLTLEDGTEMEAVRGFKSYDIRSQQCKRKKKKPASSQKAEPPSPKEPEPETQQSSSTTPSEEPPGKLELPSSSQESHKPGKNDQNELKDSGKGGGGPKIEIKGPDVESRNMNGEVKESGAPSGGEGIQISKGDGSNGESSGTNAGKGDSEGGSGSSNNEQGGKDSQPGGSSSGTENLGRESSDKDPGGNTGDKKNLQIDTSITQDNSLEKHEDLSTSGDSVDDSTKDKESTNNTMEKHQQNDSLESNPQEKPQDIQKGTSPLQEPEQQQQPPSGQPKESQDGSGDSENGPGSEQTPPDSDLGEKETQNPSWPLFDIRSYIYTITSKGMEQINNASNFIISHKTKITEGIDNIRELYNTSVSNLKNTFNNFTEFFNNFIIDLSIDSKPIEKTPNLGDDQSGSGGSEGDPPTDNDPSQRQKDSDKQDSTQQNSHQPSSDTPQTPKAPPTSPTSPTPPTPQNSKDQTQEHRLSPDTSGKQTSDRADQEGPPKPVPASVTKQKNSGTELKGNRITEIGDIYILKEYKKIVISIIVILIPITLTILYKYLSLGRRNELKKKNNMKKVINMVGVNKTTKTVINSSDGKKKIQIIIKSSSKKKKTKKYINSVYGEKSPSLNIYQLMQADPVPFINLIFLLIFFVYKRKRDFIE
- a CDS encoding fam-a protein (pfam_scan;Pfam:PF07418.7; E()=1.8E-8;score=34.2;query 46-215;description=PCEMA1;~iprscan;InterPro:IPR010882 : Acidic phosphoprotein PCEMA1;Pfam:PF07418; score=1.8E-8;query 46-215;description=Acidic phosphoprotein PCEMA1;~iprscan;InterPro:IPR006486 : Plasmodium yoelii subtelomeric PYST-A;TIGR_TIGRFAMS:TIGR01599; score=1.8E-48;query 53-256;description=Plasmodium yoelii subtelomeric PYST-A;~iprscan;Superfamily:SSF55961; score=5.82E-18;query 65-260;description=null), with the protein product MNKFYIQISLFLLSIFVYGNNEALATEPASGEDTNPKLISPYATPEEIYEQKTHIPDYDPNNNTHVFEVMDEAIQQLEYHATSKDGYKLCIENSGDGISYYKKKYDDNTDILKINLNIYASHQYDFIINRLWNHSSPSIFNKGLVLTLYAYNPNLLAICQLYKKKRNEPRKYFYAIVKKTQISEDKTIIAMTSVDVDDKNPSRKEHKNPILKKADSLRPSIEYTNYIMNKEFERIYVNLAGYLIEKKGDDLEITYIESINGYSTI